One genomic window of Polyangium aurulentum includes the following:
- the moeB gene encoding molybdopterin-synthase adenylyltransferase MoeB, whose translation MPQTYTDLMAEVRKTISVVTLEEIKRRLEAKEPMVLVDVREKEEVRAGYIPGAISVPRGFLEIQIEQKVPDKNAPVVLYCAGGTRSALAAKTLMDLGYTRVESANPGFVRWKDLGFPMETPPQLTDAQRERYSRHLLLPEVGEVGQAKLLASKVLLLGAGGLGSPAALYLAAAGVGTIGLVDGDVVDASNLQRQILHATSRLGMAKVDSGEQAIRDLNPDVKVVKFQERVSSENVERIFRDFDVIVDGCDNFPTRYLVNDASVWMKKPVVHGSIFRFEGQVTTFHPAAGGPCYRCLYPEPPPPHLAPSCQEAGVLGILPGVVGMLQATEAIKLVLGKGNPLVGRLLTYDSLRMKFGELKLRRDKSCPVCGESPSITSYVDYEYFCNIG comes from the coding sequence ATGCCGCAGACCTACACCGATCTGATGGCCGAGGTTCGCAAGACGATCTCGGTCGTGACCCTCGAGGAGATCAAGCGCCGGCTCGAGGCCAAGGAGCCGATGGTGCTCGTGGACGTGCGCGAGAAGGAGGAGGTTCGCGCCGGCTACATCCCCGGGGCGATCAGCGTCCCGCGCGGGTTCCTCGAGATCCAGATCGAGCAGAAGGTGCCGGACAAGAACGCGCCCGTGGTCCTGTACTGCGCGGGTGGGACGCGCTCGGCGCTCGCGGCGAAGACGCTGATGGATCTCGGCTACACGCGGGTCGAGAGTGCCAACCCCGGGTTCGTGCGGTGGAAGGACCTCGGCTTTCCGATGGAGACGCCGCCGCAGCTCACCGACGCGCAGCGTGAGCGCTACTCGCGGCACCTGCTCCTGCCCGAGGTGGGCGAGGTGGGCCAGGCCAAGCTGCTCGCTTCGAAGGTGCTGCTGCTCGGCGCGGGCGGGCTCGGGAGTCCCGCGGCGCTTTACCTTGCGGCGGCGGGGGTCGGGACGATCGGGCTGGTCGACGGCGACGTGGTCGATGCGTCGAACTTGCAGCGGCAGATCCTGCACGCGACGTCGCGGCTGGGCATGGCCAAGGTCGACAGCGGCGAGCAGGCGATCCGGGATCTCAACCCCGACGTGAAGGTCGTGAAGTTTCAGGAGCGCGTGTCGAGCGAGAATGTCGAGCGCATCTTCCGCGACTTCGACGTCATCGTGGATGGCTGCGACAACTTCCCCACGCGCTACCTCGTGAACGACGCGTCGGTGTGGATGAAGAAGCCCGTGGTGCACGGGTCGATCTTCCGCTTCGAGGGGCAGGTGACCACGTTCCACCCGGCTGCGGGCGGACCCTGCTACCGATGCCTCTACCCCGAGCCGCCGCCGCCGCACCTCGCGCCGAGCTGCCAGGAGGCTGGCGTGCTCGGCATTCTGCCTGGCGTGGTCGGCATGCTCCAGGCGACGGAGGCGATCAAGCTCGTGCTCGGCAAGGGCAACCCGCTGGTTGGCCGGCTGCTCACCTACGACTCGCTGCGCATGAAGTTCGGCGAGCTGAAGCTGCGCCGCGACAAGTCCTGCCCTGTCTGCGGCGAGTCGCCCTCGATCACGAGCTACGTCGACTACGAGTACTTCTGCAACATCGGCTGA
- a CDS encoding FxLYD domain-containing protein, with amino-acid sequence MMEQVTGEPRMANGLPPGGFGPPAPPGGGGLPPPPPGGGDGGGGFGGPPGGFGGPPGGFGGPPGGGGFGGPPGGGGFGGPPGGGGFGGPPGGGPPGDGGFGGPPGGGGYGPPPGGGPPGGGGYGPPPGGGPPGGGGYGPPPGGGGYGGPPGGAPPGGFGGPPGGAPPGGFGGPPGGAPPGGFGGPPGGGGYGPPPGFGGPPMGGPMGGPMGAPMGMGGPMPAPKKGPSVGLIVGLGCGGLFLLSLIGTVGAIVWGAKKAATTIASAPISPPSKTGGGTGTTGDDDPFGIKPSANMKAELKDLRHFKAEYGNTIHFVGEIHNTGTEAIGFPNIKVTFYDDSNTAIDSGTCSSLIRQLDPGEKVPCTFSLFKTTKWATYKPEVNPMRPLFTGKPAKLKISDTKFTAKRGFQPHQVEGKIANESAFKAKSVWALVSLYDKDGKIVGSDQALVAGNDLDAGAGGLFTAKIYNVAAPPDTFRVVAIGYSE; translated from the coding sequence ATGATGGAACAGGTGACGGGCGAGCCTCGCATGGCCAATGGACTTCCACCGGGGGGCTTCGGCCCGCCTGCTCCTCCGGGTGGGGGCGGCCTGCCTCCTCCTCCGCCCGGCGGCGGTGATGGCGGCGGCGGCTTCGGCGGTCCCCCTGGCGGCTTCGGCGGCCCCCCCGGCGGCTTCGGTGGTCCTCCCGGCGGCGGCGGCTTCGGCGGTCCTCCTGGCGGCGGTGGCTTCGGCGGCCCTCCCGGCGGCGGTGGCTTCGGCGGCCCTCCCGGCGGCGGTCCTCCCGGTGACGGCGGCTTCGGCGGGCCTCCCGGCGGCGGCGGCTACGGTCCTCCCCCCGGCGGCGGGCCTCCCGGCGGTGGCGGCTACGGTCCTCCTCCCGGCGGCGGGCCTCCCGGCGGCGGCGGCTACGGTCCTCCCCCCGGCGGCGGTGGCTATGGCGGTCCTCCCGGCGGCGCTCCTCCCGGCGGCTTCGGCGGTCCCCCCGGCGGCGCTCCCCCCGGCGGATTCGGCGGGCCTCCCGGCGGCGCTCCTCCCGGCGGCTTCGGCGGGCCTCCCGGCGGCGGCGGCTACGGTCCTCCTCCCGGCTTCGGTGGTCCTCCGATGGGCGGTCCGATGGGCGGTCCGATGGGCGCGCCGATGGGCATGGGCGGCCCCATGCCGGCTCCCAAGAAGGGCCCGAGCGTCGGCCTCATCGTCGGCCTCGGCTGCGGCGGCCTGTTCCTGCTCTCGCTGATCGGCACCGTCGGCGCCATCGTGTGGGGCGCCAAGAAGGCCGCGACCACGATCGCCTCGGCCCCGATCAGCCCGCCCTCCAAGACGGGCGGCGGCACGGGCACGACGGGCGATGACGATCCCTTCGGCATCAAGCCCTCGGCCAACATGAAGGCCGAGTTGAAGGATCTGCGCCACTTCAAGGCCGAGTACGGCAACACGATCCACTTCGTGGGCGAGATCCACAACACGGGCACCGAGGCGATCGGCTTCCCGAACATCAAGGTCACCTTCTACGACGACTCGAACACGGCCATCGACAGCGGCACCTGCTCGAGCCTCATCCGCCAGCTCGATCCGGGCGAGAAGGTCCCCTGCACGTTCTCGCTCTTCAAGACGACGAAGTGGGCGACGTACAAGCCCGAGGTCAACCCGATGCGGCCGCTCTTCACGGGCAAGCCCGCGAAGCTGAAGATCTCGGACACCAAGTTCACGGCCAAGCGCGGCTTCCAGCCCCACCAGGTCGAGGGCAAGATCGCGAACGAGAGCGCGTTCAAGGCGAAGAGCGTCTGGGCGCTCGTCTCGCTCTACGACAAGGACGGCAAGATCGTCGGCTCGGATCAGGCGCTCGTCGCGGGCAATGATCTCGACGCCGGCGCGGGCGGGCTCTTCACCGCGAAGATCTACAACGTCGCGGCCCCGCCCGACACGTTCCGCGTGGTCGCCATCGGCTACAGCGAGTAA
- a CDS encoding cytochrome P450, translating into MMNLLSDEMRRNPYPLYEQMRASSPVLHVPSMDLWMLFDYESVKRALTDHDTFHSNMAGISGRGNPEWFVFFDPPRHTKLRALVTRAFTPRSIASLEPRIRDLSRELLDAQIERGEMDLVLDYAIPLPTMVIAEMLGIPVADRQQFTRWVDVILNLSHDVLGGEAAQKATNAFRVARDEMAVYLAVLLEERRRAPKDDLLTRLVEAEVDGERLTEGDILGFFQLLLVAGTETTTNLVSNAMLSFFDNPGELARLRSTPQLLPSMIEEVLRYRSPVQYVFRGTSREVELRGGVIPAGKLVLPILGAANHDPAQFENPGRFDIGRDPNPHIAFGHGIHFCLGAALSRLEARIALPDLLERLKGVEPASSEPWQPRHALHVHGPARLPIRFEPGRRSSDRV; encoded by the coding sequence ATGATGAATCTCCTCTCCGACGAGATGCGCCGCAACCCGTACCCGCTGTACGAGCAGATGCGCGCTTCCTCTCCCGTGCTCCACGTCCCGTCGATGGATCTGTGGATGCTCTTCGACTACGAGAGCGTGAAGCGGGCGCTCACGGACCACGACACGTTCCACTCCAACATGGCGGGGATTTCGGGGCGCGGGAATCCCGAGTGGTTCGTCTTCTTCGACCCGCCGCGCCACACCAAGCTGCGGGCGCTCGTCACGCGGGCCTTCACGCCGCGGTCGATCGCGAGCCTCGAGCCGCGCATCCGGGACCTGTCGCGCGAGCTCCTGGACGCGCAGATCGAGCGCGGAGAGATGGATCTCGTCCTCGACTACGCGATCCCGCTGCCCACGATGGTGATCGCGGAGATGCTGGGGATCCCCGTCGCGGACCGGCAGCAATTCACGCGCTGGGTCGACGTGATCCTGAACCTGAGCCACGACGTGCTCGGCGGCGAGGCGGCGCAGAAGGCGACGAACGCGTTTCGCGTCGCGAGGGACGAGATGGCCGTCTACCTCGCCGTCTTGCTCGAGGAGCGGCGAAGGGCGCCGAAGGACGATCTGTTGACCCGCCTCGTCGAGGCCGAGGTGGACGGCGAGCGTCTGACGGAGGGGGACATCCTCGGCTTCTTCCAGCTCCTGCTCGTGGCCGGCACGGAGACGACGACGAACCTCGTGAGCAACGCGATGCTGTCCTTTTTCGACAACCCCGGCGAGCTTGCGCGCCTGCGGTCGACGCCCCAGCTCTTGCCGTCGATGATCGAGGAGGTCCTGCGCTATCGCTCGCCGGTGCAGTACGTGTTCCGCGGGACGAGCCGCGAGGTCGAGCTGCGCGGCGGGGTGATCCCGGCCGGCAAGCTCGTCTTGCCGATCCTCGGCGCCGCCAACCACGACCCCGCGCAATTCGAGAACCCCGGCCGCTTCGACATCGGCCGCGATCCCAATCCGCACATCGCATTCGGGCACGGCATTCACTTCTGCCTGGGCGCCGCGCTGTCGCGCCTGGAGGCGAGGATCGCCCTGCCGGATCTGCTCGAGCGATTGAAGGGTGTCGAGCCCGCGAGCTCCGAGCCCTGGCAGCCGCGCCACGCGCTGCACGTGCACGGCCCGGCCCGCTTGCCGATCCGCTTCGAGCCGGGGAGGCGCAGTTCGGACCGGGTCTGA
- a CDS encoding tetratricopeptide repeat protein: MSNKNSSDRDGNKVIHVIFGPGGGRVAEPPPTKKLDGLRTPDASPEMPPPREPVSDMFSGAEVTRLLGISAGRLRSLDKAGIVTPSGRRGGRRAYTFSDIIALRAARDLFARKVRLRDVARAVENIRSTLPKVTRPLAELRIVSDGKGVVVKSAAGTFEPLTGQMVLDFEVKSLRDDVVRVLRPMVGRDRAKTAYDLYVRASQIDEDPATMSEAEELYRKAVELDPWLAIAYTNLGNICFRRGEEAEAEKLYRRALEIDRVQPEAQYNLGYVMLERGKAGEAIEFFRGAIESDPRFADAYFNLAMAYEQIGDSGKARPCWRKYLEIEPTGTWAEIARRHL; encoded by the coding sequence ATGAGCAACAAGAACAGCTCCGATCGCGACGGCAACAAGGTCATTCACGTGATCTTCGGGCCAGGTGGTGGGCGCGTCGCAGAGCCGCCGCCGACGAAGAAGCTCGACGGCCTGCGCACGCCCGACGCGAGCCCCGAGATGCCTCCGCCGCGCGAGCCGGTGAGCGACATGTTCTCCGGCGCCGAGGTCACGCGCCTGCTCGGCATCTCTGCGGGCCGCCTGCGCTCGCTCGACAAGGCGGGCATCGTCACGCCGAGCGGTCGCCGCGGTGGCCGCCGTGCCTACACGTTCTCGGACATCATCGCGCTGCGGGCCGCGCGCGATCTGTTCGCGCGCAAGGTGCGCCTGCGCGACGTCGCGCGCGCGGTCGAGAACATCCGCTCGACGTTGCCCAAGGTCACGCGCCCGCTCGCCGAGCTGCGCATCGTCTCCGACGGCAAGGGCGTGGTGGTGAAGAGCGCGGCGGGCACGTTCGAGCCCCTCACGGGCCAGATGGTGCTCGACTTCGAGGTGAAGAGCCTGCGCGACGACGTCGTGCGCGTGCTGCGCCCGATGGTCGGCCGCGACCGCGCCAAGACCGCCTACGATCTCTACGTCCGCGCGAGCCAGATCGACGAGGATCCCGCGACCATGAGCGAGGCCGAGGAGCTCTACCGCAAGGCGGTCGAGCTCGATCCCTGGCTCGCGATCGCGTACACGAACCTCGGCAACATCTGCTTTCGGCGGGGCGAGGAGGCGGAGGCCGAGAAGCTCTACCGGCGCGCGCTCGAGATCGATCGCGTGCAGCCGGAGGCGCAGTACAACCTCGGCTACGTGATGCTCGAGCGCGGGAAGGCCGGCGAGGCGATCGAGTTTTTCCGCGGCGCGATCGAGAGCGACCCGCGCTTCGCCGACGCGTACTTCAACCTCGCGATGGCGTACGAGCAGATCGGCGACAGCGGCAAGGCGCGCCCTTGCTGGCGCAAGTACCTCGAGATCGAGCCCACGGGCACCTGGGCCGAGATTGCCCGCAGGCATCTCTGA
- a CDS encoding protein-arginine deiminase family protein, with amino-acid sequence MRSRTTTSLALSSLLALAACGGDEEPSSGEGTPSAHTIDLAVDANRDGVIDPDDPADQDEDIFGPTRGASFLVNLDDDDGDKRRDIDDEILNGEADLLDLARIQVGAFAGAPEGASGKLSIDPASAEHVRIWKKLPNGFFELILGSKGPCADAKDACEYVSEAQLSLAEMRAGTELGIEGRSFRMSSAEGAWNGMVRIEYAVRDGAGKPVATDDAPEGSDVAVMRVAPWILFGNLSPFDTAWALADSPEFVEGLSAPLAEANLDFRKITNWSDQWVQDFFQTGYTAIPAPNGEVHGMRIANPRPWGNVEEELDSLLPVSWLKKSWLGADRGMVVVYKEAWSGDTYDSHGNHDLLPPYVNGADEFPLGRIILGSGVLPETRAFYAAQGTQGPPLKVSTSWLIVGHVDEVFSYVPAKTPRGWKLLVGSPKLAREMLMAEAAKGNGSVPMFQGKFLWGPDDWSAPSIPAQVTIAQVLENQDIMAWSQQAQVEIDAMVDDVRAAVGLTDDEIIEMPFLFESVDGGKIAYQPGTVNLLAFGDTVVCAKPWGPVIDGVDIFEKDLQDRLGTSANALGSTGQGLQVRFADDWNLYHTLEGEVHCGSNVDAPPQADAWWETGR; translated from the coding sequence ATGCGGTCGAGAACGACGACGAGCCTCGCGCTCTCATCGCTCCTCGCGCTTGCCGCTTGCGGCGGCGACGAAGAGCCGTCGAGCGGCGAGGGCACGCCCTCGGCGCACACCATCGATCTCGCGGTCGACGCCAACCGTGACGGGGTGATCGACCCCGACGACCCCGCCGATCAGGACGAGGACATCTTCGGCCCCACCCGCGGCGCCTCGTTCCTCGTCAACCTCGACGACGACGACGGCGACAAACGCCGCGACATCGATGACGAGATCCTGAACGGCGAGGCCGATCTGCTCGATCTCGCGCGCATCCAGGTGGGCGCCTTCGCGGGCGCGCCCGAGGGCGCCTCGGGCAAGCTCTCGATCGACCCCGCCTCCGCCGAGCACGTCCGCATCTGGAAGAAGCTGCCGAACGGCTTCTTCGAGCTGATCCTCGGCAGCAAGGGCCCCTGCGCGGACGCGAAGGACGCCTGCGAGTACGTCAGCGAGGCGCAGCTCTCCCTCGCCGAGATGCGCGCTGGCACGGAGCTCGGGATCGAGGGCCGCTCGTTCCGCATGTCGTCGGCGGAGGGCGCGTGGAACGGCATGGTGCGGATCGAGTACGCCGTGCGCGACGGGGCCGGAAAGCCCGTCGCCACCGACGACGCGCCCGAGGGCTCGGACGTCGCGGTGATGCGCGTGGCGCCGTGGATCCTCTTCGGCAACCTCTCGCCCTTCGACACGGCGTGGGCGCTCGCCGACTCGCCCGAGTTCGTCGAGGGCCTGAGCGCGCCGCTCGCCGAGGCGAACCTCGACTTCCGCAAGATCACGAACTGGTCCGACCAGTGGGTGCAGGACTTCTTCCAGACGGGCTACACCGCGATCCCCGCGCCGAACGGAGAGGTCCACGGCATGCGCATCGCGAACCCGCGACCCTGGGGCAACGTCGAGGAAGAGCTCGACAGCCTCTTGCCCGTGAGCTGGCTGAAGAAGTCGTGGCTCGGCGCCGATCGCGGCATGGTGGTCGTCTACAAGGAGGCCTGGTCGGGCGACACGTACGACTCGCACGGCAACCACGATCTGTTGCCGCCGTACGTGAACGGCGCGGACGAGTTTCCGCTCGGCCGCATCATCCTCGGCTCGGGCGTGCTGCCCGAGACGCGCGCGTTCTACGCCGCGCAGGGGACGCAGGGGCCGCCGCTCAAGGTGAGCACGAGCTGGCTCATCGTCGGCCACGTCGACGAGGTCTTCAGCTACGTGCCCGCCAAGACGCCGCGCGGATGGAAGCTGCTCGTGGGCTCGCCCAAGCTCGCGCGCGAGATGCTGATGGCCGAGGCGGCGAAGGGCAACGGCTCGGTGCCCATGTTCCAGGGCAAGTTCCTCTGGGGCCCCGACGACTGGAGCGCCCCGAGCATCCCCGCCCAGGTCACGATCGCCCAGGTGCTCGAGAACCAGGACATCATGGCCTGGTCGCAGCAGGCGCAGGTCGAGATCGACGCGATGGTCGACGACGTGCGCGCGGCCGTGGGGCTCACGGACGACGAGATCATCGAGATGCCCTTCCTCTTCGAGTCCGTCGACGGGGGCAAGATCGCGTATCAGCCCGGGACGGTGAACCTGCTGGCGTTCGGCGACACGGTCGTCTGCGCCAAACCCTGGGGGCCGGTGATCGACGGCGTGGACATCTTCGAGAAGGACCTCCAGGACCGCCTCGGCACGAGCGCAAACGCGCTAGGATCGACGGGGCAGGGGCTCCAGGTTCGCTTCGCCGACGACTGGAACCTCTACCACACGCTCGAGGGCGAGGTTCATTGCGGATCGAACGTGGACGCGCCGCCGCAAGCGGACGCCTGGTGGGAGACGGGACGATGA
- a CDS encoding PEGA domain-containing protein — MSFSSPLKRSTVALSTILGCLVCVGVGCGGGSQTEPAANTPPPIPTTESEGFGGAEVSDDSGTLDILSDRPTEVLLDGKPIGKTPITNYKAMPGPHDVTFVDEAGGNRTMSVTLNAGDHQTVKSDPAPAIKEAPADEGGKKK, encoded by the coding sequence ATGAGCTTTTCAAGTCCGTTGAAGCGCAGCACCGTCGCCCTTTCCACGATTCTTGGGTGCCTCGTGTGCGTCGGGGTCGGGTGTGGTGGGGGATCGCAGACCGAGCCGGCCGCGAATACGCCGCCGCCGATCCCCACGACGGAGTCGGAAGGGTTTGGCGGAGCCGAGGTGAGCGACGACTCGGGCACGCTCGACATCCTGTCGGATAGGCCCACCGAAGTGCTGCTCGACGGCAAGCCCATCGGAAAGACGCCCATCACCAACTACAAGGCCATGCCCGGCCCCCACGACGTGACCTTCGTCGACGAGGCCGGCGGCAACCGGACGATGAGCGTGACGCTCAACGCGGGCGATCACCAGACGGTGAAATCGGACCCGGCGCCCGCGATCAAAGAGGCGCCGGCCGACGAGGGCGGCAAGAAGAAATGA